The DNA region TTATAAATTTAAAAAATGGTACTTAAATTTAAATATTGATACTGATAATTTACTGGTTTTAAACACCTTAGAAGATGAGGAAGTGCAATACTACGGAACAGCTTTTATGGATGGAAATGCCCAAATAAGAGGTTATACGGATCAGTTAACTATCAATGTGGAAGGTGCTACAATGCCTGGCACTGAATTTATTGTGCCATTAAGTGACGTTTCTACTATTGGAGATTCGGGCTTAATTAATTTTGTAACCCTAGCTGAAAATGGTGTTGATAAAAACAAACGTGAAGAAATTATTTTTGACAAACTTAAAGGGTTGAGCTTAAACTTTGACTTAGAAGTAAGGGATAATGCCATTGCCGAAATTGTAATTGATAAAAATACTGGTAGTATTTTAAGAGGTAGTGGTAATGGGTATATGGGTATTGAAATCAATACAAATGGTAAATTTGAAATTAATGGTGTGTATGTTATTTCTGATGGTATTTATGAATTTAGAAATATAGTTAACAAAGACTTTATTGTTCAGCCTGGTGGCCAGGTAATTTGGAACGGTAATCCGTTTGATGCATTTTTAAATATAAAAGCCATTTATAAAACAAAAGCAAACCCTTCCATTCTACTAGATAACATAGACCAAAGATCTAATAGAAAAATAGATGTAAACTTAATTGCAAATATTACAGGTCAATTATTAAATTCGGATATAGATTTTGATATAGAGCTACTGAACCAAAATTCGAGTATCAATTCAGAACTGGATTTTAAATTGAGTAATGAAGATGCTAAAATGACACAGTTTTTCTCTTTGTTAATGGCTAATTCATTTATGCCATTAGATCAAGGGAATTTGAATTTTGATGGTAACGCTGCCCTAACCGGAAATCTCTCAGAAAAAATAACCAAGGTGCTTTCGGGTATTTTAAAATCAAAAGGAGATAAGTTTGAATTGGGAGTAACTTATGATATTGCCAGTAGAAACGATGTGAGATCCTATGACCTGAGCGATCAATTAGGTGTTTCGTTTTCCAGTACTATTGCAGATAAACTTATAGTAAATGGTAAAGTTGGTGTGCCTGTGAGTACCAACACACAACAAAATAACATTGTAGGGGAAGTTGAAGTTGAACTTCCTTTAAACGAAGAAGGTACATTAAGAGCTAAAGCATACACCAGACAGAATGATATAGAATATGATGTTACTGATGTAGAAGGATATACCCATGGTATTGGTTTATCTTGGCGAGTAGATTATGATAATACCAAAGAATTAATGGATAAATTGTTCCAAAGAAGTGACAAAAAGAAGCTCAAGAAAAAAGTTAAAGATAGTTTAAGAGCTGAAAAAAAGTTAATAAATTTCGGATCAAGAAAAAAAGATTCTATACCTCGTTCAGTAAAAAAGTGATAAAATAAGTTACTTTTAATTTTACGTTTTTTTACACTTCATTTATACGATAACGATTTCGTACAAAAATTCTAAAAAGAACAGAAATTACCTTTATTATTCTTAATTTTACGCTGCTTTAAATAAGTGCAATCTATGAGCAAGAACATAAAGAAAATAGGTGTAATAACTTCTGGAGGAGATGCTCCAGGAATGAATGCTGCTATTAGAGCAGTTGCTAGAGCTTGTTCTTATTACAATGTAGAATGTGTAGGTTTTTACAGAGGCTATCAAGGTATGATAGAAGGCGATTATATTGAACTTACCGCTAGAAGCGTGAAAAATATTATCAGTAAAGGAGGTACTATTTTAAAATCAGCTCGTTCTAAAGAGTTTAGAACAAAAGAAGGTAGAGCAAAAGCCTATGAACAAGTAAAAAAAGCAGGCGTAGATGCCATGATACTTATAGGTGGCGATGGTACTTTTAATGGGGGAATTGTATTTGGAAAAGAGCACGGTATACCTTTTATAGGTGTTCCGGGTACGATTGATAACGATATAGCCGGAACTTCATCAACCATTGGTTACGATACGGCATTAAATACGGTTGTAGAATGTATCGATAAAATTAGAGATACAGCCAGCTCACACAATAGATTGTTTTTTGTTGAGGTTATGGGTCGAGATGCTGGTTTTATAGCATTAAATGCAGGTGTTGGTGCAGGTGCTGAAGAAATTTTATTACCAGAAGAAGATTTAGGATTGGATAGGTTGTTAGAATCTTTAAAGAAGAGTAAACGTAGCGGAAAATCATCAAGCATAGTAGTAGTTTCCGAAGGAGATAAAACAGGTAAAAATGTGTTTGAATTGGCAGAATATGTTAAGGAAAATCTACCCGGATATGAGGCACGAGTTTCTGTACTTGGTCATATGCAACGTGGAGGTAGCCCTACCTGTTTTGATAGGGTGTTAGCGAGTAAATTAGGGGTTAAAGCCGTTGAGAGTCTTTTAGATGGAAAATCTAACGCAATGGTTGGTTTTATAAATAGTAAAATAGTAACAACAAATATTGAGGAGGCTATAAAAAGCTCTCATGACATAAATAGAGAATTATTAAGAATATCTGATATATTATCAGTTTAAAAATTAAAATTATGATAAAAATAGGAATTAACGGATTTGGTAGAATTGGACGATTGGCATTTCGTTCGGCCATGGAAAGAGATAATGTCCAAGTAGTAGCTATTAATGATTTATTAGAAGTAGATTATTTGGCATACATGCTAAAGTATGATTCTGTTCATGGTGCTTTTAACGGAACAGTTGAGGTTAAAGACGGTTCCTTAGTTGTTAATGGACAAACCGTAAGAATTTCAGCTGAACGCAATCCTGAAAACTTAAAGTGGGATGAAGTAGGTGCTGAATATGTAATCGACTCAACAGGTATTTTCAAAGATTTAGAAAAAGCATCTTTGCACATTAAGGGAGGAGCAAAAAAAGTAGTTATTTCTGCTCCATCTCCCGATGCACCAATGTTTGTAATGGGTGTGAATAACGAAAAA from Aureibaculum sp. 2308TA14-22 includes:
- the pfkA gene encoding 6-phosphofructokinase; the encoded protein is MSKNIKKIGVITSGGDAPGMNAAIRAVARACSYYNVECVGFYRGYQGMIEGDYIELTARSVKNIISKGGTILKSARSKEFRTKEGRAKAYEQVKKAGVDAMILIGGDGTFNGGIVFGKEHGIPFIGVPGTIDNDIAGTSSTIGYDTALNTVVECIDKIRDTASSHNRLFFVEVMGRDAGFIALNAGVGAGAEEILLPEEDLGLDRLLESLKKSKRSGKSSSIVVVSEGDKTGKNVFELAEYVKENLPGYEARVSVLGHMQRGGSPTCFDRVLASKLGVKAVESLLDGKSNAMVGFINSKIVTTNIEEAIKSSHDINRELLRISDILSV